A part of Bacteroidia bacterium genomic DNA contains:
- a CDS encoding HAMP domain-containing sensor histidine kinase, giving the protein MKKIINSLYWRISAVFMLLLIIIGAAYTWITVETAEQYFLHKHQRLNASIAEHTVKEVPPFLNGEVSKDAMDKIMHSMMAINPAIEVYILDPKGNILTYVAPYKKVKLTAVSLDPIDEFIQNRGELMITGDDPRNPGTQKVFSAAPVVENDQVMGYVYIVLASEEYVSVGKYLFGDFMLNLSGRNILFTLVASLLVGLFAIWLLTRNLRTIIETVRRFAAGELFARIPVKAEGELAQLSRTFNEMADTIVEDKKRKEAIENLRKELIANVSHDLRTPLAVIRGYIETLSIKGPTLLPAERERYVSVSLDSIDKLEKLVNDLFELSKLEAEQVQLRKEPFSLSELVQDVVFKYQLLAQKKGIDLRMNVPTGHSIVLGDIALIERVLQNLIDNALKFTPGMGKIEVQMGKEGEDVRVFVNDTGPGIPESEIPFIFERYHKAHHIVNKNGSGLGLAIVKKILELHNTTISIRSNHNQGSQFSFGLPLYLREG; this is encoded by the coding sequence ATGAAAAAGATAATCAACAGCCTGTACTGGCGAATTTCTGCGGTTTTTATGCTGCTGCTAATCATAATCGGTGCGGCATATACCTGGATTACGGTTGAGACTGCGGAGCAATATTTTTTGCACAAACACCAGCGGCTCAATGCATCTATTGCTGAGCATACGGTAAAAGAAGTGCCCCCTTTTCTCAATGGCGAAGTCAGCAAGGATGCGATGGACAAAATTATGCATTCGATGATGGCAATCAATCCTGCCATCGAGGTGTATATTCTCGATCCCAAAGGCAATATTCTCACCTATGTTGCGCCCTACAAAAAAGTCAAACTCACTGCCGTCAGTCTTGATCCTATCGATGAATTTATCCAAAACCGGGGAGAACTGATGATTACCGGCGATGACCCCCGCAATCCTGGCACACAGAAAGTTTTTTCGGCGGCTCCCGTGGTGGAAAATGACCAGGTTATGGGGTATGTTTATATCGTTTTGGCGAGTGAGGAATATGTTTCGGTAGGGAAATATTTGTTTGGTGATTTTATGCTGAACCTCAGCGGCCGGAATATTCTCTTTACCCTGGTGGCTTCCCTGCTGGTTGGGCTGTTTGCGATATGGTTGCTTACCCGAAATCTCAGAACCATTATTGAGACCGTAAGGCGGTTTGCTGCGGGAGAGTTATTTGCCCGTATTCCGGTGAAGGCGGAGGGCGAGCTGGCCCAGCTTTCGCGTACGTTCAACGAAATGGCCGATACCATTGTAGAGGACAAAAAACGGAAAGAAGCGATCGAGAATCTGCGCAAGGAGCTGATTGCCAATGTGTCGCATGATCTCAGGACTCCGCTTGCCGTGATCCGCGGCTATATTGAGACCCTTTCGATCAAAGGCCCGACGCTTCTGCCTGCGGAGCGGGAAAGGTATGTTTCTGTTTCTCTTGACAGTATCGACAAACTCGAAAAACTGGTCAACGATCTCTTCGAACTCTCCAAACTGGAGGCAGAGCAGGTGCAACTCCGCAAAGAACCATTTTCTCTTTCCGAACTGGTGCAGGATGTTGTCTTTAAATACCAGTTGCTCGCCCAGAAAAAAGGGATAGACCTCCGGATGAATGTGCCTACCGGACATTCGATTGTGCTGGGAGATATCGCGCTGATCGAGCGGGTATTGCAGAATCTCATCGACAATGCCTTAAAATTTACGCCCGGCATGGGCAAAATTGAAGTGCAAATGGGTAAGGAAGGGGAAGACGTGCGCGTATTTGTCAATGATACAGGGCCGGGCATTCCGGAGTCGGAAATCCCCTTTATTTTTGAGCGATACCACAAAGCGCATCACATTGTCAATAAAAATGGCTCAGGGCTTGGTTTGGCCATCGTCAAAAAAATCCTTGAACTGCACAATACGACGATTTCCATTCGAAGCAACCACAATCAGGGCAGCCAGTTTTCGTTTGGATTGCCCCTGTATTTGCGGGAAGGCTGA
- a CDS encoding tetratricopeptide repeat protein codes for MRLKMTAIFSLLLLFSVFSFAQTAQQWVDKALSYENLHKQIQYCTVAIQVDSGFSPAWYYRGVAKRILFRYDQALADFNQSIVLNASFAPAWNERGLTKRYLNLYDEAHADFNQAIALDSTFAEAYINRGSNSYDLAQYAAARKDFDQAIALNPGLSEAWFFRGNIHYDLEEYDQAIADFSRAIDLEADHTMALNNRGLAKFRSGKTKEALPDFEKAVSLTPDYAFGWFNRAIVLTELSRYSEAIRIYDRVIELDPRFEEAIQNREHLNEKIALTNR; via the coding sequence ATGCGCTTGAAAATGACCGCAATCTTCTCCTTGCTTTTGCTCTTTTCCGTTTTTTCCTTTGCTCAAACAGCACAACAGTGGGTGGATAAGGCCCTTTCTTACGAAAACCTCCACAAACAAATTCAGTATTGCACTGTGGCCATTCAGGTTGATTCGGGTTTCAGCCCTGCCTGGTATTATCGCGGTGTGGCCAAACGAATCCTTTTTCGCTACGATCAGGCGCTGGCAGATTTTAATCAATCGATCGTTTTAAATGCATCTTTTGCTCCGGCATGGAATGAGCGCGGGCTCACCAAAAGATATCTCAACCTGTATGATGAGGCACATGCAGATTTTAACCAGGCCATTGCACTTGATTCGACATTTGCCGAGGCCTATATCAACCGCGGCAGCAATAGCTATGATCTGGCGCAATACGCTGCTGCACGCAAAGATTTTGATCAGGCCATCGCCTTAAATCCGGGTCTTTCGGAGGCCTGGTTTTTTCGGGGGAATATACATTATGACCTGGAGGAGTATGATCAGGCAATTGCCGATTTTAGCCGCGCCATCGACCTGGAAGCAGATCATACCATGGCACTCAACAATCGGGGCCTGGCAAAATTTCGGTCAGGAAAAACAAAAGAAGCACTTCCCGATTTTGAAAAAGCCGTTTCCCTGACGCCAGATTATGCCTTCGGGTGGTTTAACCGAGCCATCGTGCTCACCGAATTGTCCCGCTATAGCGAGGCTATTCGTATCTATGACCGGGTAATTGAACTGGATCCGCGTTTTGAGGAAGCGATTCAAAACCGGGAACATTTGAACGAAAAAATTGCCCTGACAAATCGATAG
- the metH gene encoding methionine synthase, with product MDTTKTQLNTRKQLENILKTRILLLDGAMGTMIQRYKLEEADFRGERFQHHPGQLKGNNDLLSITQPEIIKEIHRQYLRAGSDIIETNTFSSTSVSMADYHMEDLVYELNFASAKIAKEVAEEFTRMDPDKPRFVAGALGPTTSAASLSPDVNDPGYRSVTFDGLVDAYYEQARGLLDGGADILLVETVFDTLNCKAALFAIDTLKEERGLKDLPVMVSGTITDASGRTLSGQVVEAFFISIAHADLFSVGLNCALGAKQLRQYVKDLSRIAPLPVSAYPNAGLPNEFGQYDQSPEAMAGLIRTFMEDGIINIVGGCCGSTPDHIRAIGEAAMGFAPRVIPAQRTLPMLSGLEPLTITAETNFVNVGERTNVTGSRAFARLIKEGKYEEALSVARQQVEGGAQVIDINMDEGMLDSKAAMVKFLNLLAAEPDISRVPVMIDSSKWEVIEAGLKCIQGKGIVNSISMKEGVDKFIEQAKTVKKYGAAVVVMAFDEVGQADTFERKTEICARAYKILTEEVGIKPWDIIFDPNIFAVATGIEEHNNYAVDFIEATRWIKQNLPYAMVSGGVSNVSFSFRGNDAVREAIHAVFLYHAIRAGMDMGIVNAGMLQIYEDVPKDLLEKVEDVILNRRDDATERLVDFAESVKQSGATRKVNLEWREKPVNERLTYALVNGITEFIEIDTDEARQQYVRPLHVIEGPLMDGMNVVGDLFGAGKMFLPQVVKSARVMKKAVAYLLPYMEAEKEGTESSSAGKVLLATVKGDVHDIGKNIVGVVLGCNNYEVIDLGVMVPLEKILDTAEAEKVDIVGLSGLITPSLDEMVFVAQEMEKRGMKLPLLIGGATTSRIHTAVKINPQYSGPVVHVLDASKCVPVANKLLSEEVSQREVYAQEIKAEYELMREGHLARSKAKTYRSLSDARKNKFSIDWRKGVAPAPAKTGVQVFNHYDLAEISTYIDWTPFFYTWEMNGQFPKILDDAEKGTEARKLYEDAQAMLSRIIEEKWLEAHAVIGLFPANTVNDDDVEVYADESRTTLLTHFYNLRQQGEKADVPNTCLSDFIAPKETGLADHIGAFAVTAGIGIEKKLAEFEADHDDYSSIMLKALADRLAEAFAELMHKRVRREFWGYAADENLSNTDLIKEIYKGIRPAPGYPANPDHTEKVTLFDLLKVEENTGIQLTESLAMFPTSSVSGLYFSHPESRYFAVGKITREQVASYAARKGMEVSRMERWLSPVLGY from the coding sequence ATGGATACAACAAAGACCCAACTGAATACCCGGAAGCAGCTTGAAAACATCCTCAAAACCCGTATTCTCCTGCTCGATGGAGCAATGGGTACAATGATCCAGCGCTATAAACTGGAGGAGGCTGATTTTCGCGGTGAAAGATTCCAGCACCACCCCGGGCAACTGAAAGGGAATAATGACCTTCTGTCTATTACCCAACCTGAAATCATAAAAGAAATCCATCGCCAGTACCTTCGGGCTGGTTCTGATATCATTGAAACCAATACTTTCAGTTCTACTTCAGTCTCTATGGCTGACTACCATATGGAAGATCTGGTGTATGAACTGAATTTTGCCTCTGCAAAAATCGCAAAAGAAGTAGCTGAAGAGTTTACCCGCATGGATCCCGACAAACCGCGGTTTGTGGCTGGTGCCCTTGGCCCTACTACCAGTGCGGCTTCGCTTTCCCCCGACGTCAATGATCCGGGGTATCGGTCTGTAACTTTTGACGGACTGGTTGACGCTTACTACGAACAGGCGCGCGGCTTGCTTGACGGCGGGGCTGATATCCTGCTGGTGGAAACCGTATTTGATACGCTGAATTGTAAAGCTGCGCTATTTGCAATAGATACACTTAAGGAAGAACGCGGTCTTAAAGACTTGCCCGTGATGGTTTCCGGAACGATTACCGACGCCTCCGGGCGTACGCTTTCGGGGCAGGTCGTAGAAGCATTTTTTATCTCTATCGCACATGCCGATTTGTTTAGTGTGGGACTGAATTGTGCCCTTGGAGCCAAACAGCTTCGCCAATATGTAAAAGACCTTTCCCGTATCGCCCCCCTGCCGGTCAGTGCCTATCCCAACGCCGGACTACCCAATGAATTTGGCCAATACGACCAGTCTCCCGAGGCAATGGCCGGGCTGATCCGCACATTCATGGAAGATGGTATTATTAATATTGTGGGTGGATGTTGCGGCAGTACACCTGACCATATTCGGGCGATTGGCGAAGCGGCAATGGGTTTTGCTCCAAGGGTTATTCCCGCACAGCGCACCTTGCCTATGCTCAGTGGCCTCGAACCGCTGACCATCACAGCTGAGACCAACTTTGTCAATGTTGGAGAAAGAACCAATGTTACCGGCTCCCGTGCATTTGCCCGCCTGATAAAAGAAGGGAAATACGAAGAAGCCCTTTCTGTCGCCCGTCAGCAGGTCGAGGGTGGCGCGCAGGTGATCGATATCAATATGGACGAGGGGATGCTCGATTCCAAAGCAGCGATGGTCAAATTTTTGAACCTGCTGGCTGCCGAACCAGATATCAGCCGTGTGCCTGTGATGATCGACTCCTCCAAATGGGAGGTCATTGAGGCAGGCCTGAAGTGTATCCAGGGCAAGGGAATTGTCAACTCAATCTCCATGAAAGAAGGCGTCGACAAGTTTATCGAACAGGCAAAAACAGTCAAAAAATACGGCGCAGCGGTAGTGGTGATGGCCTTCGACGAAGTAGGGCAGGCAGATACCTTTGAGCGGAAAACGGAAATCTGCGCCCGCGCCTATAAAATTCTTACCGAGGAAGTTGGTATCAAACCCTGGGATATCATTTTTGACCCCAATATTTTCGCAGTTGCTACCGGCATTGAGGAGCACAACAATTATGCGGTGGACTTCATTGAAGCTACCCGCTGGATCAAACAAAATCTGCCGTATGCAATGGTCAGCGGCGGGGTGAGCAATGTCTCTTTTTCCTTCCGGGGAAATGATGCAGTACGCGAGGCCATTCACGCTGTATTCCTTTACCATGCGATCCGGGCCGGCATGGATATGGGCATTGTGAATGCAGGTATGCTTCAGATCTATGAAGATGTGCCCAAAGACCTGCTGGAAAAAGTCGAAGATGTGATACTCAATCGCCGTGACGATGCCACAGAGCGACTGGTAGATTTTGCAGAAAGTGTCAAGCAGAGCGGTGCCACCCGCAAAGTCAACCTCGAATGGCGGGAAAAACCGGTCAACGAACGATTGACCTATGCATTGGTAAATGGAATCACCGAGTTTATAGAGATTGATACAGACGAGGCCCGTCAGCAGTATGTACGGCCGCTTCATGTGATCGAAGGCCCGCTCATGGATGGGATGAATGTAGTCGGGGATTTGTTTGGTGCCGGGAAAATGTTTCTGCCGCAGGTAGTGAAAAGTGCGCGGGTGATGAAAAAAGCCGTTGCGTATTTACTGCCTTATATGGAAGCTGAAAAAGAGGGTACGGAAAGCTCTTCCGCCGGGAAAGTTCTGCTTGCTACGGTTAAAGGCGATGTCCATGATATTGGTAAAAATATCGTTGGAGTAGTATTGGGCTGTAACAATTATGAAGTGATCGATCTGGGAGTAATGGTTCCGCTGGAAAAGATTCTCGATACAGCCGAAGCCGAAAAAGTGGACATTGTAGGTTTAAGCGGACTGATCACGCCTTCCCTTGACGAGATGGTTTTTGTAGCTCAGGAAATGGAAAAACGTGGAATGAAACTCCCGCTTCTCATTGGCGGAGCCACAACTTCACGGATTCATACAGCCGTTAAAATCAACCCTCAGTACTCCGGTCCGGTCGTTCATGTACTGGATGCTTCCAAATGTGTACCCGTAGCGAATAAACTCCTCAGCGAGGAAGTTTCTCAACGGGAAGTGTACGCTCAGGAAATCAAAGCCGAATACGAACTGATGCGCGAAGGTCATTTGGCCAGATCCAAAGCCAAAACTTACCGCAGCCTTTCGGATGCGCGAAAAAACAAGTTCTCCATTGATTGGCGTAAAGGGGTGGCGCCAGCTCCGGCAAAGACGGGGGTGCAGGTGTTTAATCATTACGATCTCGCTGAAATCAGTACCTATATTGACTGGACACCTTTCTTCTATACCTGGGAGATGAATGGACAATTTCCCAAAATCCTCGACGATGCAGAAAAAGGTACAGAAGCACGCAAACTGTATGAAGATGCACAGGCAATGCTCAGCCGTATCATTGAAGAGAAATGGCTCGAAGCTCATGCGGTTATCGGTCTTTTTCCAGCTAATACCGTCAATGACGATGATGTAGAAGTTTATGCAGATGAGTCCCGTACGACATTGCTGACACATTTCTATAATCTCCGCCAGCAGGGCGAAAAGGCCGACGTGCCCAATACTTGTCTGTCAGATTTTATCGCACCCAAAGAAACAGGGCTTGCCGACCATATCGGGGCATTTGCTGTTACCGCAGGCATTGGTATAGAGAAAAAACTCGCAGAGTTTGAAGCCGATCACGACGATTACAGCAGCATCATGCTCAAAGCGCTGGCTGACCGGCTGGCAGAGGCTTTCGCCGAACTAATGCACAAGCGGGTGCGCCGCGAGTTTTGGGGGTATGCCGCGGATGAAAATCTCTCAAATACAGATTTGATCAAAGAGATTTACAAAGGCATTCGCCCCGCGCCGGGATATCCGGCCAACCCTGACCACACAGAGAAAGTTACCCTGTTTGACCTGCTGAAGGTAGAAGAAAATACAGGTATCCAGCTCACAGAAAGTCTGGCAATGTTTCCGACTTCCTCCGTCAGTGGATTGTACTTCAGTCATCCTGAATCCCGGTATTTTGCCGTTGGCAAAATCACCCGTGAGCAGGTAGCCTCTTATGCAGCGCGCAAAGGCATGGAGGTTTCGCGTATGGAGCGGTGGTTGAGCCCGGTGCTGGGATATTGA
- a CDS encoding tetratricopeptide repeat protein, protein MKFIQKYGCFLFLVPGLLGYISGTAQNDSLRLLWSRMPADTHAVRWLHHMLREDRFLPPDSLFSFASEGAALAQTLNDRQGLAFMQLYQGLANAYQGDFNVALAFFEQSLSGQIETGDTLQAGKVLINMGLAYYYLGNTGQALVQYEQAADYLRKSGQADARLFHNIAMIYRKQGKYLRAEEYYRRSLVLKQEEGDSTGMANTWFNLATLWHQQGNPDQALGYARQALQHYQSKEDAAGAAAAYTVIGGIFIDINQPDSAAKALSRASVYFSQNPDADYAMENLADNGRLAAVRQQWQNAEAFFLKALSKARSQGRKEEEADIHLYLSRALYEQGKYQTAYSHSDTARLLDAEINDALKLSLTEEMQARFEVEDAIYQQKMQQLTFLQHQRITRILFAFAGIVIISVLFFLYQKNRVNHILKAKNDVIARALSEKEFLLKEIHHRVKNNLQFISSLLRLQTRHLEDDHARDVLMTSRSRVLAMAMVHRHLYLEDQLTTVPVNEYLGRLIDELAAMHINENCKVSFQVEIEPISLDIDQAVPLGLIVNELVINAMKYAFIGRKTGTVSVLLKQTEHELVLNVADDGVGGTELVEENDRTGFGYRLIQLLAEKLKAKLTISSDQGMMVNLAFPFTVSAP, encoded by the coding sequence ATGAAGTTCATACAAAAATATGGCTGCTTTCTTTTCCTGGTTCCGGGCCTTCTGGGGTATATTTCCGGTACGGCTCAGAACGATAGCCTGCGGCTTCTTTGGTCCCGGATGCCTGCTGACACGCACGCTGTCCGATGGCTTCACCACATGCTTCGGGAAGATCGTTTTTTACCTCCCGATTCGCTGTTCTCTTTTGCATCTGAAGGGGCAGCACTCGCTCAAACGCTCAACGACAGGCAGGGGCTCGCGTTTATGCAATTGTATCAGGGGCTGGCAAATGCCTACCAGGGAGACTTTAATGTAGCACTGGCATTTTTTGAACAATCTCTCTCGGGACAGATAGAAACCGGCGATACCCTTCAGGCAGGGAAAGTGTTGATCAATATGGGACTTGCCTATTATTACCTGGGCAACACCGGCCAGGCGCTGGTGCAGTATGAACAAGCGGCAGACTATCTTCGCAAAAGTGGCCAGGCGGATGCCCGCTTGTTTCACAACATCGCTATGATATACCGGAAGCAGGGAAAATATCTCAGAGCCGAAGAGTATTACCGGCGATCCCTGGTACTCAAACAGGAAGAAGGGGACTCTACCGGAATGGCAAACACATGGTTTAACCTGGCAACGCTCTGGCACCAGCAGGGAAATCCGGATCAGGCTCTGGGTTACGCAAGACAGGCACTGCAGCACTATCAGTCAAAAGAAGATGCAGCCGGTGCAGCCGCCGCCTATACCGTCATCGGTGGTATTTTTATTGATATAAATCAGCCCGACAGTGCCGCGAAAGCGTTGAGCCGGGCAAGTGTTTATTTCTCCCAAAATCCTGATGCCGATTATGCAATGGAAAACCTTGCTGATAACGGACGACTTGCCGCTGTACGACAACAATGGCAGAATGCTGAAGCTTTTTTCCTGAAAGCACTTTCAAAAGCCCGAAGCCAGGGCCGTAAGGAGGAAGAGGCAGACATTCATCTCTATCTTAGCAGGGCACTCTATGAACAGGGGAAATATCAGACTGCTTATTCTCATTCCGATACGGCCAGATTGCTGGATGCCGAAATTAATGACGCACTCAAACTTTCCCTGACCGAGGAGATGCAGGCAAGATTTGAAGTTGAAGACGCAATCTACCAGCAAAAAATGCAGCAACTTACTTTCCTCCAGCATCAACGGATAACCCGTATATTATTCGCTTTTGCCGGGATCGTTATTATCTCCGTGCTATTTTTTCTTTATCAAAAAAACCGTGTCAACCATATTCTCAAAGCCAAAAATGATGTCATTGCCCGTGCATTGAGTGAAAAAGAATTTCTCCTGAAGGAAATCCACCATCGGGTAAAAAATAATCTACAGTTTATCTCCAGTCTACTGCGCCTCCAAACCCGCCACCTGGAAGATGATCATGCCAGAGATGTGCTTATGACCAGCCGTAGTCGGGTGCTCGCTATGGCAATGGTGCATAGGCATCTGTATTTGGAGGATCAACTGACAACCGTGCCTGTAAATGAATACCTGGGACGGCTGATTGACGAACTGGCAGCCATGCACATAAATGAGAATTGTAAAGTTTCTTTTCAGGTGGAAATCGAACCCATATCTTTGGATATTGATCAGGCTGTACCTTTGGGGCTGATTGTAAACGAACTGGTCATCAATGCCATGAAATATGCTTTTATTGGAAGGAAAACTGGAACGGTGAGTGTCTTGCTGAAACAAACGGAGCATGAGCTTGTGCTAAATGTTGCGGATGATGGGGTAGGAGGAACAGAATTAGTGGAGGAAAATGACCGCACAGGTTTTGGCTACCGCCTTATTCAGCTATTGGCAGAAAAACTAAAAGCGAAGCTGACCATTTCCTCAGATCAGGGTATGATGGTAAATTTGGCTTTTCCCTTTACTGTATCTGCCCCATGA
- a CDS encoding DNA-binding response regulator: MNHPTLLHILVVEDDPVVRADLTDALFSLGYAFVSEAGDAIRAREMMESDLPDLVVLDIHLGTGEDGISLARSINEEYRIPFIFLTAYSDDRTLSGVKETLPAGFVLKPFHEQRLKAAIEIAHHTYYAVIRPHWQKIEDINEHVAEPLTSRELELLALLCEGQSNRELATRLHVSVNTIKTHLKNLYLKLNVRNRAETIVRMNEIILR, translated from the coding sequence ATGAATCACCCTACGCTTTTGCATATTCTGGTTGTTGAAGATGACCCTGTCGTACGGGCTGACCTTACGGATGCCTTATTTTCTCTGGGGTACGCCTTTGTTTCTGAGGCGGGAGATGCTATTCGCGCCCGGGAAATGATGGAAAGTGATTTGCCCGATCTGGTTGTACTCGATATTCATCTGGGGACAGGGGAAGACGGCATTTCCCTCGCACGTAGTATCAATGAAGAATACCGGATTCCATTTATTTTCCTTACGGCTTATTCTGACGATCGTACGCTTTCGGGAGTCAAGGAGACCTTGCCTGCCGGCTTTGTCTTAAAACCCTTTCACGAACAACGACTTAAAGCCGCCATCGAAATCGCCCATCACACCTATTACGCCGTCATCAGACCCCACTGGCAGAAAATTGAGGATATCAATGAACATGTAGCCGAACCACTTACTTCGCGCGAACTTGAACTGCTGGCCTTGCTTTGTGAGGGGCAGAGCAACCGCGAACTGGCGACCCGGCTACATGTGTCTGTAAATACCATTAAAACCCACCTGAAAAATCTCTACCTCAAACTGAATGTCAGAAACCGGGCTGAGACTATTGTCAGAATGAATGAGATCATTTTGAGGTGA
- a CDS encoding T9SS type A sorting domain-containing protein: MNVRYFIFSFSLLILLHDLSFAQPGTLDNSFDSDGIQLYIDPGYTTTANAILVLPDSSILTVGERYGGFGGQLLMLGYQADGSVNTNFGRNNTLGNPVWGYPGIVHTDVPGSNREYGYAAIRQPDGKIIVGGAANTIADWLLVRYHPNGDIDSTFGGTGIVQKDWGGFDQLLSLYLQSDGKIVATGTTNQDLGACRFESDGTLDTGFGTNGETTLGLSGWGGGGNMAVDASGQMYICGITGNGNYILGRLNANGTKDTGFGNNGIATITSNDFPTQIYVGISSGGLPVIAADEPSNFGTNSGLLLARFLTNGSPDPAFGGGDGKVSSALGSFVSPRSMCIQPDGKILVTGQLTINGARDMFVAKYNTDGSPDAGFGSNGLALSGLGVDLASTYANGQSLALQPDGKIILGGIYTSTGLNHLALARFHNDVDASTSIGDLLPGIKLGLYPNPTHDRFFVPVPEGKWNWLTVRDIAGRQVYAQTINAEKQLEIDLSELPASLYIIELSGGSGFISGKIRKQ; encoded by the coding sequence ATGAATGTACGATATTTTATTTTCTCATTTTCCCTTCTCATCCTGCTGCATGACCTGTCTTTTGCTCAGCCGGGCACACTTGACAACAGTTTTGACAGCGATGGCATTCAATTATATATTGATCCGGGTTATACCACAACGGCCAATGCCATTCTTGTACTTCCTGACAGTTCGATCCTCACTGTTGGAGAGCGCTATGGCGGATTTGGCGGGCAGTTGCTGATGCTGGGGTACCAGGCTGATGGCAGCGTAAATACAAATTTTGGCAGAAACAATACGCTGGGGAACCCGGTGTGGGGGTATCCGGGAATCGTTCATACTGATGTGCCCGGCAGCAACCGGGAGTATGGATACGCAGCGATACGCCAGCCAGACGGCAAAATCATCGTTGGCGGTGCAGCCAATACTATAGCCGACTGGCTGCTGGTCCGATACCATCCCAATGGTGATATTGACTCTACCTTTGGCGGAACCGGAATTGTGCAAAAAGACTGGGGGGGCTTCGATCAGCTTTTGTCGCTGTATCTGCAATCCGACGGGAAAATTGTCGCTACAGGCACTACCAATCAGGATCTTGGGGCATGTCGTTTTGAATCTGACGGAACCCTTGATACCGGGTTTGGTACCAATGGAGAAACGACACTTGGTCTCAGCGGTTGGGGCGGCGGCGGAAATATGGCAGTAGATGCTTCGGGGCAAATGTATATTTGCGGCATCACCGGCAACGGAAACTATATCCTCGGACGACTGAACGCAAATGGGACCAAAGACACCGGCTTTGGGAACAACGGCATCGCTACGATTACCTCCAACGACTTTCCTACGCAGATTTATGTCGGCATCAGTTCCGGGGGGCTTCCCGTCATTGCAGCTGATGAGCCCTCCAATTTTGGCACAAACTCAGGCCTCTTGCTGGCGAGATTTCTGACCAATGGCAGCCCAGACCCCGCCTTCGGCGGCGGGGATGGAAAAGTCTCTTCCGCCCTGGGTTCTTTTGTCTCACCCCGAAGTATGTGCATTCAGCCCGATGGAAAAATCCTCGTTACCGGGCAGCTTACCATCAACGGGGCACGGGATATGTTTGTCGCGAAATATAACACTGACGGCAGTCCGGACGCTGGTTTTGGCAGCAACGGACTGGCGCTTTCGGGGCTGGGGGTTGACCTTGCCAGCACATATGCCAACGGACAGAGTCTGGCATTGCAGCCTGATGGCAAAATTATTCTGGGCGGAATTTATACCAGCACTGGCCTGAACCATCTGGCACTGGCGCGATTTCACAACGACGTGGACGCTTCCACATCTATCGGCGATCTCCTGCCCGGCATTAAACTCGGCCTGTACCCCAACCCGACCCATGACCGGTTTTTTGTCCCGGTTCCCGAAGGCAAATGGAACTGGCTCACAGTGCGCGACATCGCAGGGCGGCAGGTGTATGCTCAAACCATAAATGCCGAAAAGCAGCTGGAAATCGATTTATCCGAACTCCCGGCCTCTCTGTACATAATCGAACTTTCGGGAGGGTCAGGTTTTATTTCAGGTAAAATCAGGAAACAATAG
- a CDS encoding DUF1761 domain-containing protein, producing MRNLKINHLAAVAAIPVHMIIPAVWYGIFQEQWLTQNKLTLADAEGASPGIYIIAIITGAITVYGMAFLFKQLNIDSVVKGLQTAALFWFVFLFAQVLTQDVFAFRPLLAFIDQGNTFLTFLATGAILGGWRKYE from the coding sequence ATGAGAAATCTGAAAATCAACCACCTCGCAGCTGTAGCTGCCATTCCTGTTCATATGATTATTCCCGCCGTTTGGTATGGTATTTTTCAGGAACAATGGCTGACACAAAACAAACTCACACTGGCTGACGCGGAAGGTGCGAGCCCGGGTATTTACATTATAGCTATTATCACCGGAGCCATTACTGTGTATGGTATGGCATTTTTATTTAAACAACTAAATATTGACTCTGTAGTCAAGGGATTACAAACTGCGGCACTATTTTGGTTTGTGTTTCTCTTCGCACAGGTTTTGACACAGGATGTATTTGCTTTCCGGCCGTTGCTGGCATTTATCGATCAGGGCAATACTTTCCTGACATTCCTGGCCACCGGCGCTATTTTGGGCGGCTGGCGGAAATATGAATGA
- a CDS encoding VOC family protein: MARVNHFEIPVDDATRASKFFSDVFGWQISQWGDQPYWMAITGDKTEEGISGALVQRTNPPQPVVNTIGVVNLDETIANIRAAGGTIVADKMVIPTVGFMVYFLDTEGNMHGAIEMDESAA, from the coding sequence ATGGCAAGAGTAAATCATTTCGAAATCCCTGTTGATGATGCCACGCGTGCATCCAAATTTTTCAGTGATGTTTTTGGCTGGCAAATTTCCCAATGGGGAGATCAACCGTACTGGATGGCTATCACTGGAGATAAGACCGAAGAAGGCATAAGTGGTGCATTGGTCCAGCGCACAAATCCGCCACAGCCCGTGGTCAATACCATAGGTGTGGTCAATCTGGACGAGACCATTGCCAATATCCGGGCAGCAGGTGGTACGATTGTGGCAGATAAGATGGTTATTCCTACTGTTGGTTTTATGGTATATTTTCTTGATACTGAAGGTAATATGCACGGCGCGATTGAAATGGACGAATCGGCCGCCTAA